A single genomic interval of Antechinus flavipes isolate AdamAnt ecotype Samford, QLD, Australia chromosome 1, AdamAnt_v2, whole genome shotgun sequence harbors:
- the LOC127545682 gene encoding galactosylceramide sulfotransferase-like, whose amino-acid sequence MLSRRKPWHCMAKGLILGCLLTGFLLLLYSYAIAPSQVAMAKASAPSHCSSPPTLPANITKGSCWPKLDIVFMKTHKTASSTLLNILFRFGQKHRLKFAFPSGYNDFNYPSFFKRSLVHNYQPGDCFNIICNHMRFYYSEVRSLVAANATFITVLRDPAHLFESSFHYFGLVVPFTWKLTGHNKLAKFLQDPNRYYNPKGFNAYYLHNLLFFDLGYNNELDPRSPQVAKNILEVEQRFHLVMLQEYFDESLVLLKELLCWELEDILYFKLNARQASAVSPLTGELYRRATDWNKLDALLYRHFNASFWRKVEAFGRERMAREVASLRRENKRMERICIDGEHAVDAKDIEKPSLQPWQAMGAKTILGYNLKKHINHQYDQLCRKMVTPDIQYMTELGVNLWVTKLWWYIRMLLQI is encoded by the exons ATGCTATCCCGGAGGAAACCCTGGCACTGCATGGCAAAGGGGCTCATTCTGGGATGCCTCTTAACTGGCTTTCTATTGCTGCTCTATTCTTATGCTATTGCTCCTTCGCAAGTCGCCATGGCCAA GGCCTCAGCACCAAGCCACTGTTCTTCTCCACCCACCTTACCTGCCAACATCACCAAAGGCTCCTGCTGGCCAAAGTTAGACATCGTATTCATGAAGACGCACAAGACGGCCAGCAGCACCCTGCTCAACATCCTGTTCCGCTTCGGCCAGAAGCACCGGCTCAAGTTCGCCTTCCCCAGCGGCTACAACGACTTCAACTACCCGTCCTTCTTCAAGCGCAGCCTGGTGCACAACTACCAGCCGGGGGACTGCTTCAACATCATCTGCAACCACATGCGTTTCTACTACTCCGAAGTACGTAGCCTAGTGGCGGCCAACGCCACGTTCATCACGGTGCTGCGCGACCCCGCCCACCTCTTCGAGTCGTCCTTCCACTACTTCGGGTTGGTGGTGCCCTTCACGTGGAAGCTCACAGGCCACAACAAGCTGGCCAAGTTCCTTCAGGACCCCAACCGCTACTACAACCCCAAGGGCTTCAACGCCTACTATCTTCACAACCTGCTCTTCTTCGACCTGGGCTACAACAATGAACTGGATCCCCGCAGCCCCCAGGTGGCCAAGAACATCCTGGAGGTGGAGCAGAGGTTCCACCTGGTCATGCTGCAGGAGTACTTCGATGAGTCTCTGGTGCTGCTCAAGGAGCTTCTGTGCTGGGAGCTCGAGGACATCCTGTACTTCAAGCTCAACGCACGTCAGGCCTCGGCGGTCTCCCCACTGACCGGAGAGCTCTACAGAAGGGCCACTGACTGGAACAAGCTGGATGCGCTGCTCTACCGCCACTTCAATGCCAGCTTCTGGCGCAAAGTGGAGGCCTTCGGGCGCGAGCGCATGGCCCGGGAGGTGGCCTCTCTGCGGCGGGAGAATAAGCGAATGGAAAGAATCTGCATTGATGGTGAGCATGCAGTGGATGCCAAGGACATTGAGAAACCCTCATTGCAGCCATGGCAGGCAATGGGGGCAAAGACAATCCTTGGCTATAACCTAAAGAAGCATATCAATCATCAGTATGATCAGTTGTGCCGGAAAATGGTAACTCCAGATATCCAGTATATGACTGAACTTGGGGTCAACCTGTGGGTCACCAAATTATGGTGGTATATCAGGATGTTGCTGCAGATTTGA
- the LOC127545685 gene encoding LOW QUALITY PROTEIN: SEC14-like protein 4 (The sequence of the model RefSeq protein was modified relative to this genomic sequence to represent the inferred CDS: inserted 1 base in 1 codon), whose translation MSGRVGDLSPQQEEALAQFRKNVQDVLPDLPNPDDYFLLRWLRARNFDLQKSEDMLRKHVVFRKQEDLDNILTWKPPEVLQLYDTGGFSGYDPEGCPVWIDSAGSLDPKGLILSSGKANTIKKRTQTLMKLLRECELQSERLGKKIETFVIIFDLENLSLKHFWKPAIEVSQEFFSILDNNFPETVKNLIVVKAPKLFPVVYNLMKPFISEKTSKKFVIMGANWKEDLQKFVDPDQLPAEYGGTLTDPDGNPKYLTKIQYGGIVPKKYHRQNQMKMQYEHTVSINRGSSHQVEIEILFPGCVLRWQFLLDGPDIGVGIYLKTKMGERQKAKEMVEVVPTQKYNSPLVPEDGXLTCTEQGVYVLRFDNTYSLIHSKKISYTVEVLLPDKSIEEKIEKM comes from the exons ATGAGTGGCCGGGTTGGGGACCTGAGCCCTCAGCAGGAGGAGGCGCTGGCCCAG TTCCGAAAAAATGTCCAGGATGTGCTGCCCGACCTGCCCAACCCCGATGACTATTTCCTCCTTCGCTGGCTCCGAG CTCGAAATTTTGACCTGCAGAAATCTGAGGACATGCTCCGGAAG CATGTGGTATTCCGGAAGCAAGAGGACCTGGACAACATCTTGACCTGGAAGCCCCCGGAG GTCCTCCAGTTATACGACACAGGTGGCTTCAGCGGTTACGACCCGGAGGGCTGCCCCGTGTGGATTGACAGCGCTGGCTCCTTGGATCCCAAAGGCCTGATTCTTTCCAGTGGCAAAGCAAACACGATCAAGAAACGTACTCAGACCTTGATGAAACTCCTCCGGGAATGCGAGCTCCAGAGTGAGAGG CTGGGAAAGAAGATCGAAACTTTCGTTATAATATTTGACCTGGAGAATCTTAGCCTGAAACACTTCTGGAAGCCCGCTATAGAAGTCAGCCAGGAG TTTTTCTCCATACTTGACAACAATTTTCCCGAGACCGTCAAGAATCTTATTGTTGTGAAAG ctcctAAACTGTTTCCTGTAGTCTACAACTTGATGAAGCCCTTCATTtcagagaaaacaagcaaaaagttTGTTATTATGGGAG CAAACTGGAAGGAGGATTTGCAGAAATTCGTAGACCCTGACCAGTTGCCTGCAGAGTATGGGGGAACTCTAACAGACCCTGATGGGAACCCCAAATATCTGACCAAG ATTCAATATGGGGGTATAGTCCCCAAGAAATACCACCGGCAGAACCAGATGAAAATGCAGTATGAGCATACAGTGTCAATCAATCGGGGGTCCTCCCATCAGGTGGAGATTGAGATCCTCTTTCCTGGCTGCGTCTTGAG GTGGCAGTTCCTGTTGGATGGGCCGGACATTGGCGTTGGGATTTACCTGAAGACTAAGATGGGGGAGCGACAGAAAGCAAAGGAGATGGTCGAGGTGGTGCCCACCCAGAAGTACAACTCTCCCCTGGTCCCTGAGGACG ACCTCACCTGCACTGAACAGGGAGTCT ACGTCCTGAGGTTTGACAATACCTACAGCTTGATTCACTCCAAAAAGATCAGCTACACAGTGGAAGTCTTACTCCCTGACAAAAGcattgaagagaaaattgagaaaatgtaG